In a single window of the Nodularia spumigena CCY9414 genome:
- a CDS encoding SagB/ThcOx family dehydrogenase, whose protein sequence is MPELRESIAQHYHERTKYDPETLASKSQGLDWAKQPVPFKEYKIGTTFDLKPYIQDTSETFAHNPDAQWWQRLSRLLFRSYGLTARMPSMGSAVYLRAAPSAGGLYPAEVYLVSRGTPLLPPGLYNYQCRTHSLMHYWESDVWQSLQEACFWHPAIENTQLAIVITGVFYRSAWRYEDRAYRRIFLDTGHLLGNIELAGAMNDYRPHLIGGFVDEAINDLLYIDSQQEGAIAVLPLADLLDIQQNLPLGCTALPSACETNYPPIPDGELLKYFHCRTQIEAGVTGKLNLPRVKPEKFVEDKYNFPFCLKIPTATTPISWGAKLSDLENTMYKRRSTRAYSGDDLSFDELKSLLDFTYQPQNYLDQGLDTCPDYFDLNLIETFIAVSGVKGLESGCYYYAPKAQELRQIRFKNFRRELHFLCLGQDLGRDAAAVLFHTADLKSAIAQYGDRVYRYLHMDAGHLGQRLNLAATNLSLGVSGIGGFFDDQVNEILGIPADEAVIYVTTLGRPR, encoded by the coding sequence ATGCCAGAACTACGCGAATCCATCGCTCAACACTACCATGAACGGACTAAATACGATCCTGAGACTTTAGCCTCTAAATCTCAGGGGTTAGACTGGGCTAAACAGCCAGTACCGTTTAAAGAGTACAAAATTGGGACAACTTTTGACCTCAAACCCTATATCCAAGACACATCAGAGACATTTGCTCATAACCCAGATGCTCAATGGTGGCAAAGACTTTCACGTTTATTATTCCGCAGTTACGGACTAACGGCAAGAATGCCTTCAATGGGGAGTGCGGTATATTTACGAGCAGCACCCAGTGCGGGGGGGTTATATCCGGCGGAAGTGTATCTAGTTTCCCGTGGTACGCCGTTATTACCACCGGGATTATATAATTACCAATGTCGGACTCATTCCCTGATGCACTATTGGGAAAGTGATGTTTGGCAAAGTTTGCAAGAAGCTTGTTTTTGGCATCCAGCCATTGAAAATACCCAATTGGCAATTGTCATAACTGGGGTTTTTTATCGTTCAGCATGGCGATATGAAGATAGAGCCTATCGTCGCATATTTTTAGATACGGGGCATCTGCTGGGCAATATTGAGCTAGCTGGGGCGATGAATGACTATCGCCCACACTTGATTGGTGGTTTTGTGGATGAAGCTATCAATGATTTACTTTATATAGATTCGCAACAAGAAGGTGCGATCGCTGTCCTGCCTCTGGCAGACTTATTAGATATCCAACAAAATTTACCCCTCGGATGTACAGCCTTACCTTCAGCCTGCGAAACTAATTATCCGCCAATTCCCGATGGTGAACTGCTGAAATATTTTCATTGTCGCACCCAAATTGAAGCAGGTGTCACTGGTAAGCTGAATTTACCAAGGGTGAAGCCAGAGAAATTTGTGGAGGATAAATACAATTTTCCTTTCTGTCTGAAAATCCCCACGGCTACCACGCCGATTTCCTGGGGAGCAAAACTGTCAGATTTGGAAAATACCATGTATAAGCGCCGTTCTACCCGCGCCTACAGTGGTGATGATTTAAGCTTCGATGAACTCAAAAGCTTACTGGATTTCACCTATCAACCACAAAATTATCTCGACCAGGGTTTAGATACTTGTCCAGACTACTTTGACCTGAATTTAATTGAAACATTTATTGCTGTGAGTGGGGTGAAAGGTCTGGAATCTGGCTGTTATTATTACGCACCCAAAGCCCAAGAATTACGACAAATTCGCTTTAAAAACTTTCGGCGTGAGTTACACTTTCTCTGCTTGGGGCAAGATTTAGGGCGAGATGCAGCTGCCGTGCTGTTTCATACGGCTGATCTTAAATCAGCGATCGCACAATATGGCGATCGCGTTTACCGTTATTTACACATGGATGCTGGACATTTAGGACAACGGTTGAATTTAGCCGCAACTAACCTGAGTTTAGGTGTCAGTGGGATCGGTGGCTTCTTTGACGACCAAGTAAATGAGATTTTAGGCATTCCGGCTGATGAAGCTGTGATATATGTAACCACTCTGGGAAGACCAAGGTAA